The DNA region AGAGGCTGTGGTTAGACACAACACGCAAGCCACATAGACACGTAGTGAATAACTATTATTAACTCTTGCTGTTTCCTCCGGTATGGCAGAGAAGTTTGAAGTGAGGGGCGTTGCCTATAGGTACTACCCCCTGAAATCTCTGGAAAGGGAGGGCTACGACGTGGGGCGACTTCCCTACTCCATTAGAGTGCTTTTAGAAAACGTCCTGCGCAACATGGACGGTAGGGACATCACCAAGGAGCACCTGGAGAGGCTCGCCCGGTGGAACCCCAAGGCGCCAGAGGGGGAGGTGGCCATTAAGATATCTAGAGTCGTGATGCAGGACTACACCGGCGTCCCCGCCATCGTAGACCTTGCCACTATGCGGGAAATCGCGAAGAAGATGGGGAGAGACCCCACAGTAGTTAACCCACAAGTCCCCGTCGACCTCATCATCGATCACTCTGTGCAGGTGGACTTCTGGGGGTCAAGGGAGGCGCTTAGGCTAAACCTTGACCTCGAGATTAAGAGGAATAGGGAGAGGTATAGGTTTTTGAAGTGGGCACAGCAAGCCTTTAAGAACCTCCGCGTCTTCCCGCCGGGGACGGGCATTATCCACCAGGTGAACCTCGAGTACCTGGCCAAGGTTGTGATGACCGACGGCGACCTTGCCTTCTTTGAGACTCTCGTGGGCATGGACAGCCACACCACGATGATAAACGGGCTGGGAGTAGTGGGCTGGGGAGTAGGCGGCGTGGAGGCGGAGGCCGCCATGCTGGGCGAGCCCATAACTATCAAGGTGCCGAGAGTGGTGGGGGTCCACCTATACGGCGAGCTGAGGCCCGGAGTCACCGCAACAGACGTGGTGCTGGCAATAACCGAGTTCCTCAGGAAGGTCAACGTGGTTGACGCCTTTGTCGAGTTCTTCGGCGAGGGGGTGAAGAAGCTGTCCGTCCCAGACCGCGCCACGATTGCCAACATGGCGCCGGAGTACGGCTCCACCACTGGCCTCTTCCCCGTAGACGAGAACACCCTTTCCTATCTAAGAGCCACGGGTCGGCCGGAGGCCCACATAGCGCTGGTGAGGAAGTACTACGAGCTCCAGGGAGTCTTCGGCGGCGTCGAGGGGGCGGAGTACAGCCAAGTGGTGGACTTCGACCTCTCAGCCGTGGAGAGGAACGTGGCTGGCCCCACGCTACCGTGGCAGAGAACTAGCCTAGCGGATGTGCCGAAGAGCTTCGCGGTGTTTTTACAAGAGCGTAAGAAGAGGACTGCCAGGAAGGCGGTGGAGATTGAGATTGACGGCAGGAGGGCGGAGTTCGGCGATGGAGATGTGGTGATCGCCGCCATAACTAGCTGCACCAACACCAGCAACCCCTACCTCCTCGTGGCGGCGGGTCTGGTGGCCAAGAGGGCGGTTGAACTTGGCTTGAGACCGCCGCCTTTCGTAAAGACGAGCTTCGCCCCGGGGTCGAGGGCAGTCGCCGACTTGCTGGAGAGAAGCGGGTTGCAGAAGTACTTGGACCAGCTTGGCTTTAGTGTAGTGGCCTTTGGCTGTACCACATGTATCGGCAACTCGGGACCCCTCCCTGAGCCCGTCTCTAGGGCCATTAAGCAACACGACATATTAGCAACGGCCGTTTTGTCGGGCAATAGGAACTTCGAGGCAAGGGTCCACCCAGATGTCCGCGCTGCCTACCTCGCCTCGCCGCCACTTGTAGTGGCCTACGCTCTCGCCGGCAACGTGTGGAAAAACCTAGAGAAAGACCCCCTAGGCCACGCAAGCGATGGGAGGCCGGTCTACCTAAAAGATCTGTGGCCAAGCCCCGAGGAGGTGAACAGAGTGGTGGAGGAGTGGCTAGATCCGAAAATATACGTCGAGAAGTACGGCAAGGTCGGCGAGCTGGTCCCCGAGTGGCAGGCACTTGAGGCGCCAGGCGGCATACTTTACGACTGGCGGCCGGACGACACCTACATACAGCCCTCGCCGCTCTTCGAAGGCGAGGTAAAAGTGAGCGACATCACCGGGGCGAGGCCTCTGCTGATCCTAGGCGACAGCATCACCACAGACCACATCTCCCCAGCCGGCGGAATAACCCAGGACAACCCCGCCGGGCAGTACCTAATGTCCCTGGGAGTGAAGCCCGCAGACTTCAACACCTTCGGCGCGAGGAGGGGCAACTGGCAGGTGATGGTTAGGGGCACCTTCTCCAGCAAGGGGTACAGGAACAAGATAGGAAACCTAGAGGGTGGGCTCACCGTCAAGTTCCCCGAGGGCAAAGTCTTGACTGTATACGAGGCGGCAGAAGCCTACAAGAAAGAGGGCACGCCGGTTATTGTAGTCGCTGGCAAGAACTACGGCGCTGGGTCGAGCCGCGATTGGGCCGCCAAGGGGCCAAAGCTCTTGGGCGTAAGGGCGGTAATCGCGGAGAGCTTCGAAAGGATACACAGGTCAAACCTCACGATGGTGGGAATTATACCAATCCAGCTACCGCCAGGCGTAACAGTGGACAGCCTCGGCTTAGACGGCACTGAGACCTTCGACATAATGGGGCTGTCGGAGCTCGCACCTGGGAAGGAAGTCGTCATAAGGATACACAGAAAAGACGGCCGCGTCGACGAGGTTAAGGCAAGGCTAGCCGTCTACACGTGGGCAGAGGTGGAATACATCAAACACGGCGGAATACTCCCCTACGTCTTAAAGAAGCTGTTTCAGAAAACGTTTTAACTTTTGGATTTCTGGCAAATATGCGCGGACTACTTTCAGCTATGCTTTTCCTACTCGCCGCCGGCTACGTGGGCATAAATATAGTGGGTCTCCCCCCGCTACTTGTCGCAGAGAACTTGGTCTTGGCAACTGTATACGCATCGTTGGGAGCGGCCACGTTGTTAAGATACGGCAAGACGGCCCTGTTGGCGACTACGCTCATCGCCGCCTTCAACGCCGGCCGCGTATCGCGTTCTGTGTGGTCGCCAACGACGGGTTTTGGACCCTTGGCCGCCGAACACGCACCACTACTTTTGTACCTCATAGCGGTAGCCGCACTAGCCGCCGCGTTACTCCTAAGAGAGAAGTAAACCCCACCCGGTTCCGTGTCTGGTAGTTCTAGAATGCGGGGGGCAACTTACCGGCTGACTGTTTCTTCAAAGGATCAACAATCAACACGACGAGGGCGGAAAGCGGAGCGGCGAATTTTCCGCAGTCACTATCTTTAATAATTCAGATGATACATCCTTTATGAAGTTTCCAGTACTAATCCTGAACTTCAAAGCGTACGCTGAGGCGGCTGGGCGCAGGGCTGTGGAGATAGCAAAGGCCGCCGAGAGGGTTGCGAAGGAGCTGGGCGTCAATATCGCCGTGGCGCCTAACCACCTGGAGCTGGCCCTCGTAGCACAGAGCGTGGAGATCCCCGTCTACGCCCAGGGCGTCGACGTGGAGTCGCCGGGCGCCCACACGGCCCACGTGGCGCTGGGCAACTTGAAAGAGGCCGGTGCGGCTGGGGTTATCCTAAACCACAGCGAGGCGCCCCTCAGGCTGAACGAACTGGCCAGATACGTGGGAAAGGCGAGGGAGTTGGGCCTAGACGTGGTGGTCTGCGCCCCGGACCCGACAACCAGCTTGGCGGCGGCCGCCCTGGGCCCCCACGCCGTTGCCGTGGAGCCCCCCGAGCTTATCGGCACGGGGCGGGCAGTCTCCAGGTACAAGCCGGAGACCGTAGTCCAGACCGTACAGCTGGTAGCGAAGCACTTCGCCGACGTGGCGGTTATTACAGGCGCCGGCATAGAGAGCGGCGAGGATGTAGAGGCGGCCTTAAGGTTGGGAACCAGGGGCGTGCTGTTGGCAAGCGCCGCTGTCAAGGCGAAGGACCACTACCAGAAGATAATGGAGCTCGCGAAGCCGCTTCTAAAGTAGTCGCGGCGGAGCCGCCACAGGTGCCCGCCGCTCATTCGCCCCCGTCCGGGGGTGCACAAACCGGGGCCCCTCTTTAAAAACTTTCCCTTACGCCTCTTTCATCATACACACGTCACAAGCTTTTTAGGTACTCAATCCACAGTTCTAAATCCGCCAGGTTTACTCTCCTCCTGTCTTGCCCCTCCTCTACGTAAGCCTCTGTGAATTTTACTTGTTCACCCTGGACAATCCCTCTTACTACGAAGCGGCGTCTCTCGTCGCCGGTCTCTGGGGCAGAGGCCGCCTCGCCGAGCGTGGGGGTTGTGAAGTAGATCTCCACCACGTCCCCCCTCACAACCACGTCGTATCCCCCCTCTTTCAGCTTCTCGACCTTTTCTAAGGGAACCATAATTTCTGAGTTCTGAATTCCGTTTAAATTTTTGGCTAAGCTACGTATATTTAGATGTTAATTTTAATGTTGCATGCTACCACCAACCGTGTTGAGACAGCTGTATGTACAGGGGAGCTTAGCCAACACCCCGGAGGGGGCGACGTTTAAATTAAGAAACTCCCTCGCCCCAGCCACAGTTACCGGGATGGAAATCGCGGTAGACGGCCAAAAGGTCCCAGCCGAGAAGATCTACGTAGTTGTACGCGGGGAGAAAAAACCCGCGTCGGAACTGGCGTCGACAGGCTACAAGTTCAACGTAAGAGATGAGGTGACAGTACTACTCCAAGGCGTAACGCTGTCCCCAGGCGCCCACAAGATCGACATAAAGGCTAAGACGAAGGAGTGGGGCGAGCTGGCCTTCGACGTCACCGACACGCCGAGATAGAGGCGAACCTCGTCACGAATTCCTCCATCACTTTTTTCAACTCCCCCAGCTGGGGGGTCAGCTCGGGCGCCCCTTGGGCTAGGAGCAGGGCGCCTGGGAGGGTCCTCAGTCCGGCAGACGCGACCTTTACCCCGCCCCACTCAACCCAGACGCTACCGATTGCCATTGTTCTCCCCTTGTTCTCCGCAACGACTAAGGCGTCGGGGTACGGGTAGGCCACGTAGGTCAACGTGAGAGAGTGGCCTATATAGGGCAGGTAGACCTTTTTCACGTAGCGCCTCACGGTAAACGGGCCTAGGCCGTCCACTATTTTGGCCCAACGAACGCCGGCTACGTCTATAAACGCCACGTGGGCCCTCAGCCACTTCGCCAACCCGCCGCCCGCCGGGCTGTACTCAACGCCCAGAACCTTAGCAACCTTGCCGGCGAGCCAGTCGTAAAGAGCCATGTAAGACCTCGCCACGCTCTCAACCTCTTCCACCCCCACTGCTCGCTCGTCGAACTCAGAGCCGGTGCGCCCTACCACAAGCGCAGAACTTTCCCTCACTATTATAGTAGCGTCGTCAAAGCCGCCCCACGGCCCACACAGAGGAATCACTAGCTCCACACCCCTCCGAAGGGAAATGTTTAAAAACAGTAGGCTTGACCTGCCACATGCCTACTTTCAAGCTAGTGCTATCAGATCCAATCAGCGGGAAGGCGATGCAGTTCGAGATAAAAGATCCGCTTGCACAGCGCTTCGTCGGGTTGAAAATAGGAGACGAGATAGACGGCGTAATACTGAAGGACTTCATATCGCTACCCAAAGGCGCAAAGATCAAAATAACCGGCGGTAGCGGCATAGAGGGCGCGCCCATGGTCCCCGGCGTCCCGGGGCCAGTCAAGCGCTACATCCTCGCAGAGGGCCCGCCGGGCTACCGCCCAAAGAAGCGGGGAATGCGTAGGAAGAAACTCGTGAGGGGGGACACAATCAGCGACTCCATCGTGCAGATAAATGCGGTGATCGTCTATCCCAAAGACTACAGCGGCCCGCCCGCGATTCCGATAGGCGCAAAGGAGCTGGAGAAGTTGACAAAAAAGGAGGAGGCCGCCGCCCAGTAACTACTTTACTATAGACTTCGCAATTATTAGCGTCGTCGTGCTTTTAATCTTTGGAAGCTTCCTAATCTTCTCACTAATAAGCTTCCTCAAATTCTCAGCAGTATCTGTTGACACCTTTACTACTAGGTCGTAAGGCCCATACACAATCAACGCCTCTTTGATCTCGGGCATCTTAATCAACGCCTCCATCACCTCGTCCTCCGCTCCGATTTCCGTGTTTATAAACACAAACGCCTCAACCATGAATATATCATCAAAGCCGTTTTTAAATATTTCTGATTACAAAAATTGACAATTGGTGCGGGGGGTGGGATTTGAACCCACGCAGGCCTACGCCACAGGGTCTTGAGCCCTGCCCCTTTGGCCTGGCTCGGGCACCCCCGCCTGACATATTTAATCTTAGCAGAATTTAAGTTTTTTCGCCGTTGTGAGCGGCGACTTCTTGACCCTTCGCAGATCCATGGCCCTGGGCTATGGGCACACCGCAATACACAGCAGTGCAAAAGGTGGGCCAGATCTTATAGGCAGAAATTCGTCTTTATTAAATTGCTACTTCACAAAGGCATGGGGTTTTGGCCGTGGGGCTATTGATGTGCGCTTTTCCTAGTTTTTAGAAACTCTTCCAGCGCCTTTTTCTCGTCGTCGCGGAGATACTGCTTATACTTGAAAAGCCACTCTCTTGCCTGTTCGTCGGGGACGTATACGTAGAGGACATCGCCCTCTTTTATCTGCCTCCCCACCATGACGTCGCCCTGTATCGAGATCGCGACCTCGTCGCCGACTGCCGCCTCGTTGACCGGCTTGCCCTGTTTTTGTATCTGCATTATCTTGCCCACTTCTCTGCCGTCTTTTACCAACGTGACGCCGGGCTTTATCGTGCCAGCTAGGACCTTAACGCCGACGATGACTGGGTCGCTACGTCGGAAGACGAAGCCTGGCAAGATCTGTATTTTCCCGGGCCTGGTGAGTTGCGAGAGTATCTGCTCTATAGTTTTGGTTTTCACCTCCTGCGACCATTTCAAATATTCGTCGAATATGCGGTAGAGGATCTCGCCCCTTATTATCTTGATGCCGGAGGAGGTAGCCTCCTTCTCCACGTCCGGCGGTATCTTGACGTTGAACGCCAGGATCACGCCGAAGGCGGGGTTCTTCCTCCGGCTCAAGACGGCTTCCACCACGTCTTTGTGTGTAGGTGGCCCCACGTCTGCCTTCCTCACGGGGACTCCCTGTTGCCTTAGGAATAGCACCGTGCTCTCCAACGTGCCGAAGGTGTCGGCGCGGACTATGACCCCCTCCCTGTCAGACTCTATCTTTATCTCGGAGATCTCCTCGCCTACCAGCCTGCGGGCGTTGGGCAGGTCCTGCAGGCTCCACACTGCTAACAGGGGGGCGCCCGCCACGACACCTTCTAGGC from Pyrobaculum arsenaticum DSM 13514 includes:
- the acnA gene encoding aconitate hydratase AcnA; amino-acid sequence: MAEKFEVRGVAYRYYPLKSLEREGYDVGRLPYSIRVLLENVLRNMDGRDITKEHLERLARWNPKAPEGEVAIKISRVVMQDYTGVPAIVDLATMREIAKKMGRDPTVVNPQVPVDLIIDHSVQVDFWGSREALRLNLDLEIKRNRERYRFLKWAQQAFKNLRVFPPGTGIIHQVNLEYLAKVVMTDGDLAFFETLVGMDSHTTMINGLGVVGWGVGGVEAEAAMLGEPITIKVPRVVGVHLYGELRPGVTATDVVLAITEFLRKVNVVDAFVEFFGEGVKKLSVPDRATIANMAPEYGSTTGLFPVDENTLSYLRATGRPEAHIALVRKYYELQGVFGGVEGAEYSQVVDFDLSAVERNVAGPTLPWQRTSLADVPKSFAVFLQERKKRTARKAVEIEIDGRRAEFGDGDVVIAAITSCTNTSNPYLLVAAGLVAKRAVELGLRPPPFVKTSFAPGSRAVADLLERSGLQKYLDQLGFSVVAFGCTTCIGNSGPLPEPVSRAIKQHDILATAVLSGNRNFEARVHPDVRAAYLASPPLVVAYALAGNVWKNLEKDPLGHASDGRPVYLKDLWPSPEEVNRVVEEWLDPKIYVEKYGKVGELVPEWQALEAPGGILYDWRPDDTYIQPSPLFEGEVKVSDITGARPLLILGDSITTDHISPAGGITQDNPAGQYLMSLGVKPADFNTFGARRGNWQVMVRGTFSSKGYRNKIGNLEGGLTVKFPEGKVLTVYEAAEAYKKEGTPVIVVAGKNYGAGSSRDWAAKGPKLLGVRAVIAESFERIHRSNLTMVGIIPIQLPPGVTVDSLGLDGTETFDIMGLSELAPGKEVVIRIHRKDGRVDEVKARLAVYTWAEVEYIKHGGILPYVLKKLFQKTF
- the tpiA gene encoding triose-phosphate isomerase, with product MKFPVLILNFKAYAEAAGRRAVEIAKAAERVAKELGVNIAVAPNHLELALVAQSVEIPVYAQGVDVESPGAHTAHVALGNLKEAGAAGVILNHSEAPLRLNELARYVGKARELGLDVVVCAPDPTTSLAAAALGPHAVAVEPPELIGTGRAVSRYKPETVVQTVQLVAKHFADVAVITGAGIESGEDVEAALRLGTRGVLLASAAVKAKDHYQKIMELAKPLLK
- a CDS encoding C-glycoside deglycosidase beta subunit domain-containing protein, with product MLPPTVLRQLYVQGSLANTPEGATFKLRNSLAPATVTGMEIAVDGQKVPAEKIYVVVRGEKKPASELASTGYKFNVRDEVTVLLQGVTLSPGAHKIDIKAKTKEWGELAFDVTDTPR
- a CDS encoding 30S ribosomal protein S6e, whose translation is MPTFKLVLSDPISGKAMQFEIKDPLAQRFVGLKIGDEIDGVILKDFISLPKGAKIKITGGSGIEGAPMVPGVPGPVKRYILAEGPPGYRPKKRGMRRKKLVRGDTISDSIVQINAVIVYPKDYSGPPAIPIGAKELEKLTKKEEAAAQ
- a CDS encoding Lrp/AsnC family transcriptional regulator codes for the protein MVEAFVFINTEIGAEDEVMEALIKMPEIKEALIVYGPYDLVVKVSTDTAENLRKLISEKIRKLPKIKSTTTLIIAKSIVK